TATTGGCAGTAACACCATATAACTCAAAAATCACAGAATATAAAGGTAACTACACAAATTACCAAAAGCTTAAAAGTGATATTGAAAAAAACTTGAAAAAAGAGCTAGAAATAAAGCAGAGACATTTGAAAAGGACTGCAGAAAGGTACAACACATCTCGCGCCGTTGCCACAAAGTCAATTATCAGAAGACAAATGGAAAGAGAAAGAGAAGCACTTCCTGAGACACCTGCGGTGATAAGAAAAATTTCAATTAGACTTCCAGAACCTAAAAGAGTTGGGGAAGTACCAATTAAAACTGTAGAAATCAAAAAGTCATATGGGGATCTTGAGGTTTTAAGGGGTGTTGACTTTACTATTCTAAGAGGTGAAAAAGTTGCATTGATAGGTTCAAACGGAACCGGTAAGTCAACATTTATAAAAATTCTGATGGATATGATCAAGCCCGATAGTGGGGAGGTAAGAAAAAATAGTGAGCTTTCTATTGGTTATTATTCACAAGAATTTGAGACATTTGATTTTAATAAATCAGTTATGGACACTTTTTGTGATGCTACAAAAATGAATGAAGGAATGGCTAGAAGTTTTTTGGGAAAATTTATGTTTGCTGGAGATAAGCAACTTCAGAGAGTGGGTAGTTTGTCAGGTGGAGAAAAAACAAGACTTTCGATCGCTTGTTTAACAGGTAAGGATAATAATCTTTTAATTTTGGATGAGCCAACAACTTACCTTGATGTATTAAGTCAAAGAATAATACTTGAGGCTTTAAAAGAATATAAAGGTACTATGATAATTGTTTCCCATAGCCCCGAGTTCATGAAAGAATTAAGACCTACCAAAGCCTATCTATTTCCAGATCATAGTATGAAATATTGGGATGATGAGTTGTTGGATAGAATTCAAGAATTTTAGTGAATTAAATTATTGCTCAACAAATATTCCCATAGTGTGTTACACTGATTATATTGATCTCGCAAGACTTTCTTTATTATTCGTTGGGAGTAGGGTTCTTAATTCTGGTAGGTTTCTTCTCGTATGCTGCCCATAATTTATCTAAATCATTGAAAGAGGTTACTGCAATTCTTTCTAAGATTGATTCAATTACAAAAGATGTTGAAAGCTTAAAAGATATAGTTAAAAGTGGAATTATGTATTTGGTGAATATGTTTGGGAAAAAGGCCTTCGGCCCAAGTGGACCTATGGCCCGGAGGGGGGTGAAGAGAAAATGACAAAAAATAAAACAGGTGTTCAAGTTGCAGGAGCAGGAATTTTGGGAGCAGTGATTGGTGCTGCAGTTGGTGCAGGGGCAGTTGCTCTTTCAAATGAAAAGAATCAGAAGTTTATCAAAAATAAATTTAACGATCTTAAAAAACAAGGACAAAAAGTTATCAGTGATATGCAAGACAAAGCTGAGGAATTAACAACCGCTGGGAAAGAGAAAGTTGAAAAAAAAGTTAATGCAGTTAAAAAAGGTATCAAAGCAAAACTTTAATACAAACTTTTTAAGACTTTTTAAAATTGTTTTGGCACTAACACCGCCAAAACTTTTTTAGTTTTAACTGTGTTAAAATACCTTTATGTCGTCTTTAAAAGTAGGACTTGTGGGCCTTCCAAATGTTGGTAAATCAACGTTGTTTAATGCTCTCCTTAAAAAGCAACAGGCATATGTTGCTAACTTTCCATTTGCAACTATAGAACCAAACGTGGGAATTGTTCCCGTTCCTGATGAAAGGTTGAATAAACTAAGCCCATTATATGGTAATGCTCCGATTGTTCCTGCTACTGTAGAATTCGTTGATATAGCAGGTTTAATTGAGGGAGCCTCAAAAGGTGAGGGGCTTGGTAATAAATTTTTAAATCACATACGTCAAGTTGATGCTATTTGTTTTGTGCTCCGAGCATTCTCTGATCCTGACGTAATTCGACAAGGAGTAAAGGACCCTAAAAGTGATTTAGAAATATTAAGGCTTGAACTAGCCCTTGCAGATGAAGAAACTTTGGAACTTCATATGAAGAAAAAAAATGCAAATCCAGATGAATTACCACTTTTTTCAAAAAAACCATTTCTGGTTGTTTTAAATATAGATGAAAATGAGGTGGGGAAAGCTTTCGAAATAGAAACGAAATATGCAACTGAACTGGGGATTGATAAAAATCAAGTTGTTGCAATATGTGCCAAAGTTGAGGCAGAGTTGGCAGAACTTACGGAGCTAGAACAAAAAGAATATCTAGATTCAATTGGGGCAAGTTTTTCCGCACTTGATAAATTGATTCAGAAAGCCTTTACAACTTTGGGTTTGATAACATTTTTAACAGCAGGAGAAAAAGAAGTACGAGCCTGGACCATCAAAGATGGGATATCAGCACAAGAGGCAAGTGGTGTAATTCATACTGACTTTATGGCAAAGTTTATCAAAGCCGACACGGTCGACTTTGTGGAATTCATAAAGGCAGGTGGCTGGAAATTAGCCAGAGAATTGGGTAAAGTAAGAAGTGAAGGAAGGGATTATGTTGTCAAAGACGGAGATGTTATTGAGTTTAAGATTGGAAGTTAAGGCTTTAGAATACCCTTGTGGTGCCCAATTGGTTTTTTGGCTGATTTTGTATTAAGTCTCATCATCCTAGTTGCTCGTTCCTTAAGTTTCTGTACTTGTTCACCAGAAAGACTATCTAAATCTGCAACATCTTCTAGGTTATACGGATTAAAAATCCTATTTTCAGTTTCTAGTTTTGTTTTTCGGTCAGGTGACATATCCGCATCTTATCATATAACACTTGTTTGCAACAGTTATTTTTGATAAACTTCCAGCGTATGAACAATTACGAATTAACTGTTATTCTTGAAGGTAAGACAACATCTGCTAAAAAGAAATCTTTTTTGGAGGGTTTGGATAAGATTGTTAAAATTTTTGAAGGAAAGGTTAAAAGTGCAGAAGATTGGGGAGTTAAAGAAATGTTTCATGAAATAAAGAAACAAAAGACGGGTTTGTATCTTCATTTAAATATTGAAATGCCTGCAAAATCAGTTAAAGGGTTTGAAACAAAATTACGAACAGATGATAGTGTTTTAAGACACTTGATTGTTGTTGTAAAATAAAAATTATGAAATCAGAAAGCATTGATTTATGAAATCACTAAACAAAGTACAATTAATTGGTAATTTAACCCGCGACCCTGAGTTGAAATATACTCCAACAGGGATGGCAGTTGTAACTTTTACCATAGCAACCAATAGAAGTTGGACTACAGATACAGGGGAGAAAAAAGAGGAAGCAGATTTTACAAGAGTTGTAGCTTGGAACAAATTAGCTGAAATTTGTGGACAGTTACTCAAAAAGGGTAGAAAAGTATATGTCGAAGGAAGGCTATCAAACAGAAGTTATCAAGATAAAGACGGGGTTACAAAATATATTTCAGAAGTAGTAATTAACGATATGATACTTTTGGATTCAAAGCCATCTGGTGATAGTTCTGAACCAGTTTCTATAACTGAAGAATTT
This bacterium DNA region includes the following protein-coding sequences:
- a CDS encoding ABC-F family ATP-binding cassette domain-containing protein; translated protein: MLQVIDLTFGFGEKPLYSGVSFRVSRGQKIGLVGPNGSGKSTLLSIIRGEEKGFTGKVKLEGTIGLVPQEIKHDARMENAPTAREYVDPESTLADFEINKMFKGLELDISLDHNPKTLSGGQKTKLALAYALFLNPDILLLDEPTNFMDIQGKKWVMRFLSEYKGSVIVISHDLELMDNAIDKILAVTPYNSKITEYKGNYTNYQKLKSDIEKNLKKELEIKQRHLKRTAERYNTSRAVATKSIIRRQMEREREALPETPAVIRKISIRLPEPKRVGEVPIKTVEIKKSYGDLEVLRGVDFTILRGEKVALIGSNGTGKSTFIKILMDMIKPDSGEVRKNSELSIGYYSQEFETFDFNKSVMDTFCDATKMNEGMARSFLGKFMFAGDKQLQRVGSLSGGEKTRLSIACLTGKDNNLLILDEPTTYLDVLSQRIILEALKEYKGTMIIVSHSPEFMKELRPTKAYLFPDHSMKYWDDELLDRIQEF
- a CDS encoding DUF948 domain-containing protein, with amino-acid sequence MISQDFLYYSLGVGFLILVGFFSYAAHNLSKSLKEVTAILSKIDSITKDVESLKDIVKSGIMYLVNMFGKKAFGPSGPMARRGVKRK
- a CDS encoding redox-regulated ATPase YchF, whose amino-acid sequence is MSSLKVGLVGLPNVGKSTLFNALLKKQQAYVANFPFATIEPNVGIVPVPDERLNKLSPLYGNAPIVPATVEFVDIAGLIEGASKGEGLGNKFLNHIRQVDAICFVLRAFSDPDVIRQGVKDPKSDLEILRLELALADEETLELHMKKKNANPDELPLFSKKPFLVVLNIDENEVGKAFEIETKYATELGIDKNQVVAICAKVEAELAELTELEQKEYLDSIGASFSALDKLIQKAFTTLGLITFLTAGEKEVRAWTIKDGISAQEASGVIHTDFMAKFIKADTVDFVEFIKAGGWKLARELGKVRSEGRDYVVKDGDVIEFKIGS
- the rpsF gene encoding 30S ribosomal protein S6: MNNYELTVILEGKTTSAKKKSFLEGLDKIVKIFEGKVKSAEDWGVKEMFHEIKKQKTGLYLHLNIEMPAKSVKGFETKLRTDDSVLRHLIVVVK
- a CDS encoding single-stranded DNA-binding protein, which gives rise to MKSLNKVQLIGNLTRDPELKYTPTGMAVVTFTIATNRSWTTDTGEKKEEADFTRVVAWNKLAEICGQLLKKGRKVYVEGRLSNRSYQDKDGVTKYISEVVINDMILLDSKPSGDSSEPVSITEEFDVPDQTVEEPKSEKKQVKSKKSDSKPEEVDTDDIPF